CCTTCGCGGCCTGCTTCTCGAAGGCCCGGCGTCGCCGCCGGCGGTCACGGCCGACGCGGACTACTTCGACGGGTTGCGCGGCCGGGTCCGCGATGCCGGCAGGCGGTGAGCGGCAAGCCGGTCGTCCTTCGCGAGCGAGCGCAACGCGACATCGACGGGGCGGTGGGGCACTATTTGGCGGAGGCGGGAGCGACGGTTGCGCTCGACTTCATCGACGCGCTGGAAGATGCTCGCCGGCAGATCGGCGTCCAGCCGGCCAGCGGCTCGCCCCGCTATGCGCATGAGCTGGGTGTCCCCGGTCTGCGGTGCCGTACCGTCAAG
The window above is part of the Deltaproteobacteria bacterium genome. Proteins encoded here:
- a CDS encoding type II toxin-antitoxin system RelE/ParE family toxin yields the protein MSGKPVVLRERAQRDIDGAVGHYLAEAGATVALDFIDALEDARRQIGVQPASGSPRYAHELGVPGLRCRTVKGFPYLFFYVEREAEVDVWRVLHGARDIPAWMQEPGDD